GGGCAGCGCGAACCGCTCGCCCGACTCGGTCGCGAGTACGAGGACTCCTGCTTCTGTGCCGACGATGGTGACGTTTTCCATGCGAATGCCCCTCTGATGGGTGTCCGTTCATGGTGTCACGCGAGGGGGCTCGCGACCGGGAATAGCGTGGGCGTGCCGTGAGTTTCCTCTGTCGCACGGACGAGCATTTGCGTTATGACCTCGGGTCGTGCAAACTATGGCCGCCGAATACCCGACGGCGCACCACCCACTCGCACCATGAAAGTGGAGATCTACCGCATGGCAACCGATTACGACGCCCCCCGAAAGAGCGAAGACGACTCCGAGTCGATCGAAGCCCTGAAGGAGCGTGTGCCGGACAAGCTCTCCGGCTCAAGCGGGGACGAAGACTCCGACAACCCGTCGAGCTTCGACCTTCCGGGTGCCGACCTTTCCGACCTCGAGCTCGACGTCGTCGTGCTGCCCGCGCAGCAGGACGAGTTCAC
Above is a window of Microbacterium aurugineum DNA encoding:
- a CDS encoding DUF4193 domain-containing protein, coding for MATDYDAPRKSEDDSESIEALKERVPDKLSGSSGDEDSDNPSSFDLPGADLSDLELDVVVLPAQQDEFTCMSCFLVKHRSQLDHEGASGPICKECAA